The following is a genomic window from Elaeis guineensis isolate ETL-2024a chromosome 10, EG11, whole genome shotgun sequence.
GAGATTTAAAATCTGGAAGAAATGGTAGATTTTTTTTAACATCTCTTTGGCTCTTAGATGTTTCTTTTTCTGCCAATTATGAGTAAAGATAAATTTAGAATACTTGTTGAAATGTTGATTGGAATGAGAATGTTTCCAAAATAAAAATGTTGAGATGGATTTGTGGGAATACAAGAAATAATAGAATAAGAAATGAAgtcattcttagaaaaatagaggTAGCATCAATTGAGGACAAATTAAGAGAAGGATGACTTAGATGGTTTGGACGTGTACGATATAAGACCGAGGGATTTACCAATATGGAGTGACTTGATACATGTAAAGGGAAACAAAGGTAGAGGTAGACTGAAAATCACATGGGATGAAGTAGTAAGGAAGGATTTAATATCGTAACATTTTTCAAAAGTATGACTCTAAATCGAGCGGAATGGAGGAAAAGTATTTATATAGCCAACCCCATTGGAATTAAGGCTAAGTTGAGTTGTTGAAATCTTGATCATGGCAAAAATGTTAGATTTTGGTAAATTCTACCAAAATTTCTTTATTACAGTTGACTTTTTTGATCAATCACCACCATGCATGTGAACATGTGACATTTATCTCTTTCAGCCACTTGGGGCTTTTTTGTTTTCCTTTTGCAGTGGGGCTGATCATCTGGGCTTTATAAATGGCTTCTTATTGTGGCTAGCTTATTTGCTTCTCTATCACATTTAGGTGTCATGTAGAGGGAGCAAACAAAGTGCTGTCTGCATGGCACTTCATGATATCAACTTAATGTTAGGCTGGTAGCAGCGGTGTACCTTTTTAGTGTGAAGATGACTCAAATAGACATGCTCTATCTCAGTAACATATGTTTCCCAGTCCTTAATTCAGAAGTGCATACAAAAATTCTTTGAATGGAAAGAAGTGTGTTGAATCTTTCACAAAATAATGCCAAGAGATACAAGAGCTATTTTTACAAAGATGAGAAGAGGAATGAATCTGTCATATCAGTGCGACCTTTAATTTTTCCATGAACAAGAGTAAAGTGAGCTGATCTATAGTTTTCGTTTGTAGAATCAGGGGACCTTAATTGCTAGGAAATTTCTCCTATGGGCACCTGGTTCAGGTGAAGCTCATTGTCAGTGGAGTAAATGAGGAGGCACTTTGTTGGATAAGTTGACATGCAAGTTTAATTAGTTAGGACAGTGTAATTTGAGGTAATATAAGTTAAATGAGGGGTTTTACCTTGGAAGGCTAATTTAAACATGGCATGGGTATGTTTTTGTTTTTTGAGAAGAGTAAACTTTTAGGAAATTTCAAAAATCAATTTAGCTAACATAAAAAGTTTGTTGCTTTGGTAGTCATCCTTGAGTTAAGAGGTATTTTGGGAGTATACTCAGACAATCAAAGCaagacatttttttaaaaaaatatttttttaagggcTTTCCCTTGGGGGACCTAGCCTGCATTATACttggattttcttgaatcaacaaTTTTTGTCTTTACTCAAACATCAaaacaaagaagagaaaaatCCAAGAGGGATTAAAAAAGATGACATAGGTTTTAGGAAATGCACAAATCAATGTTCCTAAATCCTAGGAGGATGGCAAGATGATTTAGTTAGAGAAAATAGATGTGGACCAGAGAGCTAAGTTTATTATTGTTAAATCTACACAAAAGAGTAATCTTGTATCTAAACAGGAAGAGCTGAAAAACTCTATTGCCCTGAATAAATGGTCATTTATGATTAGTAATTTGTAAGGAATTTGTTGGTGATCTATGAGTGCATATGTCTGTCTTACTTTAGCAATATGATTCTTGTTTACAAGCTATATCTTGACCATATCTCTTAACTGCGTGCAAAGCCGAGAGAACATggttttaattccataaatcttGATTTCTTGATCTGGCTGGAGCTTGCAACTTGTCCTGGGCTATCTTCTCTGAAGTGGTTTTTGGGGAAGAGAAGAAATGTAACCTAGGTATAGGTTTTCTACCCGAAAACTCTTATATCCCTTTGACATGGcttattttcttttgttggctTTGGTTTGATATCATGAATTACAAGAACTGGGTTCATTGATATTCCTCGTATAACGAGAACAacgatttttttcttaaaaaaaaaaaaaaggaaaaggtaaCCACCATTATAGTGAGTTCTAATTATTATGAGTTATAAGAGGGTATCCTAAGCAATTGCAAGAATTGGGTTCATTGGTATTCCTGGAATAATAGATGCTATCACACATACAGTCATACTCAATTTGATGGAATTGTCTGATTTTAAAGGAGATCTTTTATAATTTCGCACGCAAAAGGTTAGTATCTAAAAATGTTGTAGAATGTTTGACTTGTAGGGATTTTATCTAGCGCTGTAGaccattttgtgatgaaattagatcttgaggaagatatattCCTTTGTCAAATATTGCCTTGCTGCCACTGAAGTCATTTAACTTATGTGGTGAGAAATACAAATTAGAATTATTGGAACATCAATAGCAATTGCAATGATCACAAAAGTATGGCAACAGAAGCAGTAATGGAATGGAGTGAAACTTAAAGGTAGGTAGGTTTTGGTTCAAGGAGATGAAGGGATGGTGGGGATCTAGGACCAACTGAGACACTCTTATTCAGAAGCCTGTCATCAATCTTATGTTGCCGGAGGTGACAGATGAAATTTATTGGAGAAGCGTTTGGGTGTCATAAAGAAAAAGGAACAAAGTGTTGTCCATAGTTCATAGCATCAATTTGACGTTAGCCTGCTAGCAGCAATATAACTTCCAGAGTGAAGTTCAGTTAAGCAGACATCCTCTGGAGGATGAATTGGTAACATATGTTTCCAGTCCTTTGTAAGTATGCAGAAAATCCTGCGACATCTTAGTAATCTCATGGTTCATTCATAACATATTATTATGTAATTATTAATTGCCAAAGAGGACTTGAAAATTCTAGTACTGGAAATATTTCAGATGGAAAGAAATGTTGTGAGTCTTTCACAGATGGTTGCCAGGACATACATGAACTATCTTCTGCAGACATGAAGAAAGTGGAAATGAAGCAAACTGTCAGATCATTAGGCGCTTTAGAGTTTGCGTGAACAGGAATAAAAGGAAATTACGTAGAGTTTTGAGGTTTTAGTTACTAGGAATCCTCTCCCGGAGGCTCATGGTTTAGAGGAAGCTCATTATTCATGGAACAGTATTTCCATTTGGAGTATTTACCAATGACAAATATTTGGCATTCCAGTTTTATTATACGTTGGAATTGGAAGTCTGAAAACTTTTCCCCTACTTTTGATGCATCTGGGAACTTGACTATTATTTATTCACATATCTGGAATTATGTATAACCCTCCATATGATGTTTGCAGCTCCCAGTGTACTGAAGACGACTATACATAGTGTTAATCAACATAGTATTAGAGCTCAGTTTGCTGGAGGTCATGAGTTCAAATCCTTCCAGTTtagtttttatttaattataactgGTTTATTTGTTATCTTGATTCTTGTCTATTTCCGACTCTCTTATCCCTGCATGCATAGTCTAGGTTGCAAGTAAGTGGGGTGTTAAGTCCAAGTCTGATATACATGGTTGGCCCTTTCCCTATTAGCTTAAACTTTTGAGATTATTTGGTTAGTTACTACATAAGATGTCTTGTCTTTTTCATGTTTATATTTTCATTTGTGTTTGAATCAAGGAAATGAGATAAACTTTCTTGTACAGACTGGCTTAAATCAACTAGGACCCTAAAACCATGGAGCAGCAGAACACCTAAGAGTCAGTGTGACTGAGTGATACTTGAAAGGAGAGCGGTAAGAACATTAGCACTAAATTGTCGAAGGAGGCCATTGGATATATTTCCCTTATACCCACTTCCAGTTTGCTTCGTAATCTGATGGTGCTGAAATATAAAAGGAAGCATAAATATGCCACTGAGCATCTGAGTGATTTAGTCTATAACCTAAAGTGTCTCAAAACTAGGTGCTTACAGATGACCTGTACAGAGATAGTTTGAGCGGTCGTATTTCCGGTCACAGATTAGGAGATCTTATATTAATGCAGTAGGATTGCTGCGTACGTACACAACAGAAGGGAAGATATACCTGCTGTGTGTTCAAAACCTTGATGAATAATTGGTCATCTTTACTTAAAGAATCTTGTACTATTTATGGCTAATTATGGCTTTGTCTATTTAGCTGGGAGCAAATGCTAGCTAGAAGTTATATAGTTAAGCTCAACTTTGCAAGAATTTGGGGAATACAAGATGCAGCATGGTGTCAACTATTTATGCGAATTATGGGATAACCTCCATGTGTATTCAGTCCAAATGTGATACATGAGTACAATAAGTTATAAACCAAGGTTTGAGCTTATTTAAAGATCACATGCTACCAAGTTGTAGAATGTATACTTATCATTAAATCAAAAAGAAAACTTCTCAAAAGTAAACCAAAAAAGagcaattttatttcttttccagTTATTCATATTTTATTGCACATCACAGTTTGTATTttcaggaaaaataaaatttattattctatATCTGTAGGTTCAAGATCAACACGTGCCAAACCCCTTCATTGGACCTCGTGCTTAAAGATTGCAGAAGATGTTGCACAGGGCCTCGCATACATCCATCAAGCTTCTCGTCTGGTTCATGGCAATGTCAAGTCCTCCAATGTGCTCCTTGGTTCAGACTTTGAGGCTTGCCTGGCAGACAACTGCCTCTCATTTCTTGTGGAGCCATCAGACGGCGAGGATAACTCGGGGTACAGAGCACCTGAAACCCGGAAATCCAATAGGAGGCTGACACCAAGGTCGGACATCTATGCTTTTGGTGTGCTGGTGCTGGAGCTTCTGACTGGGAAACTTCCATTGCAGCACCCAGTCCTACTTGCAACTGATCTGCCTGTTTGGGTCCGATCGGTGAGGGAAGATGAAGGTACTGATGATGAACGGCTTATGATGATCATCGACATCGCAGCAGCATGTGTTCGGTCTTCACCGGAGAGTCGACCAACAACATGGCAGGTTCTAAAGATGATTCAGGAAGTGAAGGAAGCAGACACTGGCGATAATGACAGCGACTCAACCTGCATTTCCTAAACCTGGAATAGCTGGATCCATATCTAGTGGATCACCTAAGATGTGTTGCTCTTGTTGCTCCAAGGGAAATTAGCAAGTCCGTAATGTTGGTGTGTAAGGCCATAGcaaaaattatttcagatttagGTGATTTGGTTTTGCCTCTGCTTATTAGCTGTCGTGCTCAAAGCTTTGAATGTAATGGTAATACTTGTCCAGGTGATTGCTCAGATGTAGCAGCAATCTAGATCTGTAGCATGTGTAATGTTGGCTAACTTGTCATATAACTAGTTTCAATTACGTGGCAGCGAGGTATAAGTAAGAAATTGGCTACAGGAATTGCTAAGAAGATCAAATTGCGATAACTGTAAATGGGTGTTATATAGGTGGGTGCTTCTTGTACCAAGATGCTAGATCGGTGATGGATAAAGCAACTTGATAGATCACCACTGTACTTAAGAAGATCGATAGAGCAACTTCCATTTCTTCCGAGTTGATGGAAATCCTCCACCTGTAAATCACCACTGTACTTAGGAAGATCCAACTTGATGCTAGAATCGCGCTTGATAGATTCTCATGATTTGACCCCTTCGTATAGCTCGGCCATGGAACAACCTCTCCAAGTCTGAACAGCTCGGAATCCTGATCATCATCGTCACCATGATTCCAAGCGTCAACTGGCACAAGGCACAGGGCACTCGGTTAATAACTATTAAAAATATACTATTAAAAATTTTCGAAGTTACGATAActctaatataaaaatatattgataattaataaaaaattatcacaatATAAAAAAACTGTCTAATTATTAAAAATCGTTAGAACTATAAAAGCTCaatctaataaatatttttagtagctttttttaaaatatttaaaatattcttaTACATTGTAGATCTAAAAGTATTTTTACATaggaaatatttataaaaatttcaatattttctaTAGTTCTTTATTAAgagtataataaatattttatatgatttttttaaaaatagatattCGATCAAATGTAAATTattctcaaaaatatattttttatgccaCTTTTTCATTGtcaattaatattaatattactaGATCTTTTGCCAATTTTACCGGCCAATTACCACCGTTATTTCAAAAATCATCAAAGTATTACTTTTTTAAACATTAAAAAGGGTAAAATATCGACAACAATAAAGGAGAGCGCAAATATCGGACAGATCAACACACCTACCCCCGTCACGATTAACACCTTCTGGTAGGTACCCTTCTCTCTAATCATCCCCCATTCCCCTCTCGCAGAAATCCCCTACTCTAGGCTTCCCTCATTCCTCTGTCTCAGGTTCTCCCTAATTAATTAACCAAGCACGCGCAAGCGTACATCAGATCAGACCAAGCAGAGCAGAGCAGAGCAGCGCGAAAAAGACACGAGATGAAAGGAATCAGCAGCGCCAAGCTCATCGTCCTGCAACCCTCCAAGCaggtcggagggggaggaggaagcGGCGGCGGATCCAAATCGACCCCAATCTCGACTCTTCTTGGTTCCCATCCCTGCTTCTGGCTCATTGCCTTCGCCTCTTTCTTCACCTTCGCCTCCTACCTCGCCTTCCTCATCACCACAGCCACCTGGGACCCCGGCCTCCCCTCCTCCGCCACCCAATCCGACCgtgcctcctcctccttccgcTACAACCACCGTCTTCCCGACCCCGTCTTCGAGTCCCTCGTCAACTACGCCGCTGCCTCCAACTCCAACAGCAAGATGGGCGACACCGACCTCCGCACCATCGCCGCCGTGCTCCACCGGCGCGCCCCCTGCAACTTCCTCGTCTTCGGCCTCGGCCACGAGACGCCTCTCTGGCGCGCCCTCAACCACGGCGGCCGCACCGTCTTCCTCGACGAGAACGAGTACCACATCGCCCACCTCGAGGGCCGCCTCCCGGGCCTCGAGGCCTACGACGTTGCCTACACCACCAAGGTGCAGGAGATGCCCGATCTCTTAGCCACCGCCCGCCGCGGCCGCCGGGGGGACTGCCGGCCCGTCCAGAACCTCCTCTTCTCCGACTGCCGCCTCGCCCTCAACGACCTCCCCAACGCCCTCTACGACGTTCCCTGGGACGTCATCCTCGTCGACGGGCCCCGCGGGTACGCCCCCACCGCCCCGGGCCGAATGTCCGCCATCTTCACGGCGGCGGTCATGGCCCGCTCCGCCGGCCCGGGGCCCACCGACGTGCTGGTCCACGACTACGAGCGCGAGGTGGAGCGGGTTTGCAGCGAGGAGTTCCTCTGCAAAGAGAACCTCGTCGCCAACACCGGCCAGCTCGCCCACTTCCTTATTCCCGGCGGCGACGTCGCCCGACGCGATGACTTCTGCACCAACCGCACCGCCATCGCCGAGGTCGCCCACTAATTTTCTTTATTTACCGGAAACAACAAAGTAAAGTAGATAGCCCAGCTTTGGGAACAGTGTtactttgtttttttttgtttttttttttttaacttttagtttttgtctctcttttttcataattaatcaaTATAGTTATTATATATGGTGACGATGGGAATGAAAAGCGGGATTATATGATTGTGTCGTTGGAACAAATATTCGTTGTAATGGTTATACACGTCACATTTATCACAAAGCAAGGAAAATCCTTCTTTTCATCAGCAAGGATAaacattaataataaaaatttaatttaacgtCCATCAATGTTAAGATTAATTTTGTCCGTCAGTTTttgtttagtcaaaatttgaAACCTTTTTGTCTAACAACTAATATTAATGTCATGTAAAATGTGTTGATGTTAGTGCTTGTTCTTGCTGACCGAAGGAAGGATTTTTATTGGATTGTATTGGTGCAGTATTATATCGAAgtcagagttgctggagttgagatgaccatgACCGCCGtcaggacctacaaagaaagtctaaatcggaattgggggtactccggtaagaccctccgacgctcaagtcagcactctgtttcaacagaaatggagtgttcgagtgaaaattttagcagagtttcgaaatagagtttagagcttagagaagaacgtatctggagtccctttttatagatggagagcgtaactgattgacaacgacgtctgtaaccgtctggtagtggaccgttcagagccgtgcggagtttgttacggagaataGTGGCGTCAggagtcgttcagggccacgtggagtttgttacggagagtggagtggtgtccgttgtcgcgacttgccagagagtgagaGAGTCacgcggaatccgttgcagagagtggagtagggtagtggccattgtcgtgatttgccagagagttcggatctgtcggctggagctcggctgggatgtctgttgGAGCGGAacggctctctatcccgtcgatctaggagaagttcaggtatttttgaggttgctgacgagtctactgttgtcggaggcctcgggcgctgatgctacagacggga
Proteins encoded in this region:
- the LOC140852052 gene encoding protein IRX15-LIKE-like translates to MKGISSAKLIVLQPSKQVGGGGGSGGGSKSTPISTLLGSHPCFWLIAFASFFTFASYLAFLITTATWDPGLPSSATQSDRASSSFRYNHRLPDPVFESLVNYAAASNSNSKMGDTDLRTIAAVLHRRAPCNFLVFGLGHETPLWRALNHGGRTVFLDENEYHIAHLEGRLPGLEAYDVAYTTKVQEMPDLLATARRGRRGDCRPVQNLLFSDCRLALNDLPNALYDVPWDVILVDGPRGYAPTAPGRMSAIFTAAVMARSAGPGPTDVLVHDYEREVERVCSEEFLCKENLVANTGQLAHFLIPGGDVARRDDFCTNRTAIAEVAH